The sequence CGCTTCGGGGTCCGGGTCTGTCTCGTGCGCGAGGGACTCTAGCGAAGAGAGTAAAGTGTTCAGGCGCGATGAGTTCAGGTGCGAATCATCGGTGGAAAAATCGGCGAGGAAACGCAGGGTGCGCAAAGTTTGCGCGCTCGGTTCATAGATGAACCGGCCATCGATCAGCGGGCGCGCCAGGATTCCTTGTTTTACCCATGTCTCGGCGAAGTCCTGCGCCGAGTATGAGGACGGAATCTGGTCATCGCTTTTACGTGCTTGCTTTAAGAAAGAATCCAACGAGGCATGGAACAGTTCCAATGCGACTCGGGAACGATCTGCGGTGAATTCTGCACGAATGAATGCCAACGCCCATGGTTGTGCGGTCAGAAGCCGATACGCTGCCGAGCTTTTGAACTGCTGGGACTGAAGCCACAAACTATTCGCGCGGTGCGAGGGCTGCATGTACTTCCTTGATCTTTGAGACGCGTAACCAATCAATTCTAAATCATTGGGCTCTGTTCAAAATGTGAGCTCCCTAAACGTTGAATGTAAGACGCAGCTCCCGCCAGAGAAGTCATCGCAAAGGCTGTTGCCCGAAGCACTTCCTGTGTAGTGTCGAAATTACTAGATGACAACACGTTTTCCACCGGATTAGATAGTTCCGTGGAGGTCACGGAGGTCGAGGGTAATGAGGAATCTACGACTAGCAATTGCTCTCGGGTTGACGCTCAGCGTTGCTGGATGCAGTGCAGCAGAAGATTCATCGAACCCGGCGCCGGATCCTGCTGCCGTCCAAAAGGCCGAGCAAGAAAAGGCGCGCGTAGAGAACGTGAAAGCTGAGATTAATCGGCTAGCAGATGGATATGACTACGACGGCGCAATCAGACTTGCGAAGAAGGATAGTTCCAAAGCACTGAACCAGATGGTCGGCGGTCTCGAAGATGAGAAAGAGCAAGTTTCAGCTTGGGAGGATCCAGATCAGATACCCCATCTGTTCTTCCACTCGCTGGTAGTTGATCCCGAAAGAGCTTTTGACGACGGAAGCAGTTCCCAGGGATACGCAAACTATATGGTGACTCAAAAGGAATTTACGGCCATTCTGGAGTCGTTGTATGCGCGTGACTATGTGCTGGTCAATCCGGAAGATTTTGCCTCCGTTGATGACGACGGGAAGATGGAATATCGAGACATCATGCTTCCCAAGGACAAGAAGCCGTTGGTCCTGTCCGTCGATGACCTGAGCTATTACGAATACATGGAAAATGATGGATTCGCGAGCAAACTAGTGCTGGATGGCGATGGGACGGTCCGCAACGAATACGTGGATGCCCAGGGTGAAACGCAGATCGGTGCTTTTGATGTCACCACGATGGTCGATGACTTCATTGCCGAACATCCAGATTTCACCTATCGCGATGCCCGTGGCCTTATTGCAATGACTGGTTATAACGGTGTGTTTGGCTACCGCACTTCCGCTAGCCAATACCCGGAGAGTAAAACTCTGAAAGCTGACCAAAAGGATGCCAAGGAAATTGCCGAAGCAATGAAGGACAGCGGTTGGGTATTCGCATCTCATTCGTGGGGTCATATCGCCACCGGTACAGTCAGCATGGGCCGGCTAGAACGGGATACGAAGCTGTGGAAGGACGAAGTGCAGCCGCTCGTGGGAAAAACAATGCACTACATCTATCCCTTCGGCTCGGATATTGCCCAGACCCAGAGCTACTCCGGGGCCCGCTATGAGTTTTTCAAAGACCAGGGATTCAAGTACTTCTACGGCATCGATGGGACCATTCGCTCATGGATGCAGCAAGGCGATAACTACCAGCGGCAGATGCGAATCAATGTTGACGGATTGCAGATGGCCAAAGAACAACGCGGTGACCGTCCCGTCCTTGAAACGTTCTTCAACGTCCAGGACGTGATTGATCCAGCCAGAAAATGACTGGACCAACCGGCCTGCAAATCACAATGCCATGAATGCACCTAGCTGTGAGAGTGTCGATGGGTTCGAAGGCAAGTAGTCGGTGAGCGCCTCACTGCGCACAATGATGGCTTTCCATTGGCCTCGCGAAATCGCGACGTTAACGCGATTGCGGTTCAGCAGGAATTCGATGCCACGCGACGCGTCGGCGGCACTGGAGCATGCCATGGTGACCAGCACGATGGGCGCCTCCTGCCCTTGGAACTTATCGACGGTTCCCACCTTGACTGAGGACAGCCCTTCGGCTTCGAGCACCTCGCGCACCAAATTCACCTGGGCGTTGTAGGCGGCAACCACCAGAATGTCGGCAACGGTTAGAGGGCGCGCGGGCTTGCCTGCGCCGGGGCTCCACATCATGCCCAAATGTTCGCGAACCAAACGGACAATAGTTTCGGCTTCTTGCGGACTGCTGACCGTATTGCCCCGATGCTCAACGAATACCGTCTCGACCCCGGCCGGTGTACCTTCGAGCAACCGCAACCCGGCAGCATCTGCCGAGAATAGCTGATGGTCGTAGCTCAAAGCGGAAACTTTGGCACAAAGAGCTGGGTGCATTCGCCAAGAAGCTGCCAAGAAGTAGCCCAGCTCGCCGGGCAGTACCGGTTCGCCGCCGGAGAGCCAGCCCAGCGCCGATTCATCGACTGGCTGCGGATGAGTGCCCTGAGTGACTTGTGGCAATTGCTGGGGATCGCCGAGCAGGAGCAAATTGCGGGCTGCTCGCGAAACGGCCAGTGTATTGGCCAATGAGAACTGCCCGGCCTCATCAATGACCAATAAATCAAGGCTGCCTTCGGGAACCTTCGATCCGGTGAGGGTCCATGCAGTACCACCGATGAGCGCCCCGTCAGCAGAGCCCAGGACTTCAGACAAGGAATCCTTAGAAGTACCAGACCACGGAACAGGGTCATCATGTTTGACTTCTTTGGCTACGACATCCGGATCGACACCTGCCTCGACCGCCTTGCGTAAAACGTTCTCAACGACCGCGTGCGATTGGGCCACCACACCAATCTTCCAACCGTGCTCAATGAGCTCTCGGATCACATGCGAAGCGACGAAGGTCTTTCCGGTGCCCGGAGGCCCCTGCACGGCAAGATAAGAATTATCCAAGTCTTTCAACGTTTGGACCACAGCAGGATAGATCTGCGCCTGCCCATCGACAAGGGACGGCTCAACCGGGGCCGACAGGGTTTTCAAGCGCGGCGGAATACGTCGCAGGATGTCGATTCCTGAACGTTCTGGCAGGACCGGCACGGTGGCACCGACCCGTTGGGCGATCTCCTTGAGCGCGGCATCGATGCTCATCGTCGCCAACGGCTTATCTGGTGTCAACGCACAGGGAAGCGCACCATATTCAGGGATCTTGGCACTGGATTTTTCTGCGATGGTAATCCAGCCTTCGCCCAGCTCAACGACGGTGGCGTTGAAGGCGCCGCCGCGCACCGAGTCGTCGACTTCCATGCCCTCGGGCAACGGAGCATCGAACATGGCGAATACCGAGGAGCCGGGGGAGAGCAAGGAGCCTTCGGCCAGCGTTCCATTCAACCTGGTCACGCGGGTGTAAGTACGGGCACGAGCAGTGGCCTTGTGCCAATCTTCAAGAATTTCTCCGGTGTCCACAATGAACACGCCTCGGACATCGCTCCAATCATCCATCGGCACGGACAACCGATCAAAGTGTTCCCACCAGAACTGTTTCTTTTCACGACGGTTGTAGCCGGTTGCCGCAGCAACCATGGCGATTGCGCGGTCATCGTCGCTTAGCGCCTGGCCATGGGGAAGATCCGCAAGATAGTTTTGCAGGCGAAGTTCTTCGGGTGTGGGCTCATATTCCTCGCCTGCTGCGGGAGGTTCGGGCATATCCGCCAGCGTCCCGGGGGCTTCATCGCTGAGCGAAAGCAGCCAATCACGCAAGCGCAGGGTGGAAAGGCAGTCGTATTCGTTGTAATCGGCAATCGATTCAAGGATGGCCTCGGCCGCAGCAGGATCCGGTGAATTGCGGGCCTGCATGTACTGGGCGTAAGCAACCACCGAGGCCCCGGCATCGGTGACGTCGCCGGAACGAAGATGCTCTCCCATATACAGCGGTTCGAGCTTCTTGATGGAGTAGGAACGGGTCGAAACCACCAAAGCATTGCGCACAGTCTCGTAGAGATCAACGAGCAAGTTTTCCCGCAGCCACTGATCAACCTCGTCTTCGCCAGCAATGTGCACCTGCGAAAGTTTGCGCAAGGCAGTTTTCTCATAGGGGGCGTAGTGGTACACCTTCATATGGGGGAACCGCTGCCGGCGCTCTTCAACATAGGCGATGAAATCCAAGAACGCTTGGCGTTCTTCTGAACGGCTATGGGCCCAGAACGGTTTGAATACCGGCTCATTGGTGTCATATTCGATGACGCCGAAGAGGTACTCCAGCCCCCACGAACCGTCGGAAGGATCCTGATATAGCGGATCCCCCTCAAAATCGAAGAAGATATCGCCTTGATCTGGACGTGGCAATGACGAGATGGGTTTTTCGTTTTTCACCCGGTAGGAGACGCCTTGGACGCTGCCATCTGTTTTGGCCAGGCCCAATTGCATTTTTGCCTGCTCGGTGACACGTTGCAGGGATGTGCCTGGTTCAGCTTCCAGCTGCGCGAGCTGATCAATGGTGTAGATGCCACGGGTCCGGAGTTTTTCGCGCTGCACCATCGACATTCCTGCGACCAGCAACAGATCACGGGTCGCCAGGGATTGCTCTTCGCAGAAATCGCAGCGACCGCATAAGCGCAGGGCATCGGAATTCCACTGGGCCGGCTGATCTCCTGCAAGGTGGTTGCGCACCATCTTCAAGAAACGCTCACGCTGGGCGCGGAAGACTGGGAGCACCTCGTCGACCCGATGCACCGAATGTGTGCCGTCGCCCAGTACAAGGGTTGCTGAAGAGGATACGGGTAGGCCTTCGGCCAGCATTTGGTCTGCGTAGGCCGCGATCTGGAGCAAGGCACTGACCCGAGCATGGCGTGCAAGCTTGGTATCCCAAACGGCCCAGGTGCCATCCTGGTCGCGGACCAAGAAGTCAGCAAAACCAAGGAATTTTCCGTCAAAGAACGTGGCCTGGAAAATGACGTCGGCACCGCTGCGAAGCACCTTCATGGTCTCTTCATGGGCGGCCCGAAGCCCAGCTTGGGACATCTTTGGGCGGTCCGTGAATTGCTTGACTCCCGTTCCGGCTATCGGATCATATTCGCCGTAGGTAGCTATCAGTCCTTTGAGGACGTTCTGCTCATGAGCATCACCGAGCGCCGCAGTGCGTTCCAGCATTTCGTCTCGTACCCCATCGGGCCGGGGGCGTCGGCCGAGTTTCACGTCCAGAAGGTAAAGCGATTGGTAATTGCAGTCAACAGAGATGGACAGGTCACTGGCAGAGAAGATGAACTTATCCTCTAAAAAGAACACGGGGCCTGAGCCTTTCGTTGACTTGATTCTTACCTAGTCAACGTAGCACCAGACCCCGACAGATTCACTGTTCCCGCTTAGGAGAGCTCCTCTTGATTTTTGTCAGAACCACCGAGCAGAAGTGAAAGGATGGCAACGCCAGCGGTCACCGAGTTCACGGCCGGCCATGCACCTATTTTCTTGGCTAGCGGATGGGACGCACCGAAGCCACCGAGGTAGGCGCTGATCAAGGCGATGGCTTTTGTCGTTCCAGCGTCTTTCTTCCATAGCAGGAAGGCACCGGTACCAGCTGTGCCGAGCACTACAGCGGCTAGCGGACGCTTCTTGGTGGCGCGACCGGTTGCGTATCCGCCCAGCAGGCCGGTGACGGCCAGAGCGGTTGAAGCGATGCGAGACATGGGACTCCTTCAGAGATATTGCGAAGTATTTCTCTTTGCAGACTATGCCCAGCACCTGTGATGTTTCCAAGAAAATCGGGACATGTACTCACCAGTCGCAGGGGAAGCAATGGAGCTTGCAAGAATGAGTACTACCGAAGGCCACTAAGGAGACAAGCATGAATCTGGATATTGCCCAGGCTTGGGAGCGGCTCTCGCAGCCGGTGAACGTGGCTTTGACACAGTGGCAGTGGTTGATCGTCGCGCTCGTGATTCTGCTGTTGGTGGTGCCGCGGCCGATGTGGCGCATTACCGGGTTGTACAGCACCCTGGTTCATGAGCTCGGCCATATCGTTGCGGCCCTGTTCACCGGAAGATACGTTGCCGGGTTGCGGTTGGGGTGGGACCATTCGGGCGAAGTGCGCAGTGTTGGCCGAGGCAAGCTCTCTGTGATCATCTCGGGGGTCTTCGGATATCCAGCGCCATTGTGGGTTTCAGCCGTGATGTTCTGGGGGATTGCTTCTGGCTATGCCGGGCGGGCACTAGGGATTTATGCGTTGCTGTTCCTCGTTGCACTGATCTTTGTGCGCAACTGGCCAGCATTTGTTGTTTGCATTATCAGCGCAGTAGTTGCGTTGTCGGTGGTTTTCTATGCACCTGTCGAGGCGTACCTCTACCTTGCTTTACTCATTGCCGGTTTCTTGCTGCTGGCCGGTCTGAAAGATTTCGTGAAGCTGCTTTCGGTGCACATCTGGCGGCGTCGGGATCTCGCGCAGTCCGACGCGTATTTGATCGCAGAGGCGACCGGAACCTTTGCTACGTTGTGGCTCTTGGCGATTAGTTCCTTGGGCGCGGGCGGTCTGCTGTGGGCAATGCTGAGCCTATTTAGACTCTTCTGAGTTCCTGCGTAGAACGCGTTTGCCGTTCAACCGACCAGCAGTCCACGCTGCCACGGCGACCAGCCCCATTGGAAGCAGTTTGGTCTTTCGCTTTGGCCCTGAAACAGGGTCCATCTCCATATCTTCGAGCGGATCCCCGCCGTGGTTGATGCGGACTTCCTGCGCGTGGACAAGATCCTTATATGCCGCCAATTCCTGCTTGGCAATCAAAGTGTCGTCGCGTAGCGGAAGCAGGACATCATCGACCGCCTGGGCACCGGTACGCAGCTGGCGCAAACGGATGAATTCAATATCGACCGATGCACCAAGGAGCAACGCGATATTACTGATCCAGCAAGCCAAAACCAGGATGATCACGCCACCGATGGTTCCATAGGTAGCCGAGTAACTGGCGAACTGTGAGACATAAATACCGAATCCAAAGACCGACAGCCCCAGGATTACCAAAGCCGTCAGGGTGCCAGGTGAAAACCAGCGGAATTTCCTAGGTTTGACGTTGGGAGTGAAGTAATACAGCAACGCTAGAACCAGCAACAGCATGATGAGCAGGATCGGTGGTTTCGCGATGTTGAGCATGAGGACGAAACCGTCACCCAAACCAAAAATGTTGCCGATTCCTCGTGCCACAGAGCCAGAAGCCAGCACGAGCACTAAGGTGACGACGGCAACGAGCATGATCAGCACGGTAATCAGGAACATCTGTGGGCGGCGCTTCCACTGCGGGCGGCCTTCGGGGGCACCATATAGCCGGTTCAGTGCGCGGCTAAATGCAGTGACGTATCCAGAAGTGCTCCACAGGGCACCGAGCGAACCAGCGAGAATTGTCCAGAACGTGCCGCCAGCTTGAGAGGCCAAGCCTTCGAGCAATTGTTCGGCAGTGTCGAGCAGCTGTTGCGAGTCGCCACCGGACGATTGTCCGCTTGCGCCAAGGCTTTGCTCGAGCAACTCCATAATCCACTTGGTGCCGCTTTCGCTGGCGCCGGCCAATGCCAGAAGCGAGATCAAAGCCAGCAAACCGGGGAACATGGCAAGAACCATGAAATAGGAAAGGGAAGCGGCTACATCTAGTCCGTCGTTGCGAAAGAATTCCCGCAATGCTCGGGGATAACAGTTCAGAGATTCCTTGAAGCGGTCTTTGGTCTTGCCGTTTTGATTTGGCATTGAGTTCCCCTGTCTGACTGATGAAATCAAACCTACAGCCCTAGCTTTATGAAACACATTACCGAAGGACAATTCAGTTGACAGGGTGTGTGAACCTTGCGGTGTGTTCATCGTCGGGAAAATTCTGGAACGGTGGTTGCGCCATGGAACTTCTCGCCCGAAAATATGGCGCAGATGCTCTGGAAAACTTTGTCTCCAAAGCGCGAACTCGGGACTTATAGGGAGCGCAAAGGCATCCTCAAAGGAGCTGAATACAGCCCGTGAGTGGATTGAAAGCTATATCACAAAGTTCTGACCATTATCCACTTTTGAAAAGTAACATTTTTGCTACTTGATGTGGGGGTGAGGACGGATTCGGGGACTGATTTAAAAATTTTTTCCGACCGATTGACCTGTGTTTACGGGGTTTCTGGGCGTTCCCTGAGTTGCGAGGGGGCTGGGGTGGTGGGTTATGGTCTTTCATAACGTTTCGATAACACTCGCAGTGTTATGGGGAAACAGGTACTGCCGGGACTTCCAAACCGCTCACCAGGGCAGTATTTAATCAAAGTCGAAATGCGACGCTGAGCGGTGCACGAAGATGGTCTAGGAAGACTTGAGCGCGGGAAGAGCACTGGAGAATCATGATCCAGCAGAAGACCAAAAACTTGATCCGTCGCGGTGGAGCCTCGCTGGCCGCCGTTGCAGTTGCAGGCACCGCAATCGTGGCCGCTTCCGCACCAGCAAACGCTGCAAGCACCTGGGACAAACTGGCTCAGTGCGAGTCCGGTGGTAACTGGTCAATCAACACCGGCAATGGCTACTACGGTGGCCTGCAGTTCTCGCTGGCTACCTGGAAGGGCTTTGGCGGTTCGGGCATGCCACACCAGGCATCGAAGGCAGAGCAGATTCGCATTGCAACCAAGGTCCAGGCCTCTCAGGGCTGGGGCGCATGGCCAGCATGTACTGCGAAGCTGGGCATTAGCGGTTCCCCTTCGGGCTCCTCGACTCCGCAGAAGCAGGCTCCTAAGCAGCAGGCCGCTCCGAAGCAGCAGGCAGCACCAAAGCAGGCAGCACCAAAGCAGGCTGCACCAAAGCAGGCTGCACCAAAGCAGGCTGCACCTAAGCAGCAGGCTCCTGTCCAGAAGCAGGCTCCAAAGCAGCAGGCAGCTCCTAAGCATGCTGCTCCAGCACCAAAGGCGCCAGTGTTCAACATTGACGTAACCGATTCGGGCAAGGACTACACCGTCAAGTCTGGCGATACCCTGGCCAAGATTGCTGACCAGCTTGGTGTCAAGGACTGGCGTGGCCTGTTCGTCTTGAATGATGACCAGCTGGCCAACCCAGACTTGATCATGGTTGGACAGACTCTGAACGTTCCATCGAACTAATTTCGCAGAGCTTCAGGAAACCCGCAGTGCTTCAAATTGAAGCACCGCGGGTTTCCTGCTCTTAAAAGCTGCCTATATATAGGTGAGATCTTCACGGTAGTAGGCTTGGCGCATGTTCTCAGCAGATGATGAGCGCCAGTCAGTAGAGAGCATCCTGGGAACTGGGTTCTATGATCACCAGTTGCTCGGGATGGGGGATCTCGACTCCGTATCCGGCCCACCAGTTTGGTGGGGCGGTCCGTTGAACGTGGAGAGGCTCGCCGCCGGCTCGGTGAGCTTGGTTTGCGCGGCGCTCGACGCCCTGGCTGGCGCGGAGCTAAAACTAGCTTCATCGACTCCAAGCATCGGTGCTGCTTTCGGATCCTCAAGCCACCTGCGCATTGAGGGGCAGAGGACGCAGGGCTTCGCGCAATATTCGGGATTCTATCGGTGCATGGATGGCTGGATCAGAACCCACGCCAATTATCCTCATCATGAGCGCGCACTTCTAACAGCGTTGGGCATGGCTTCAGGATCCGGGATCGAGGATGTGCTCAGGCATCTTGGTGCCAGGGAAGCCCAGGAACGTATTGTTTCGGCCGGTGGTATCGCCGCTGTGGTCCGATCCCGTCAACAGTGGCTCAATTCAGCAGAAGGCAGTGAGTCCGGCCGTGGGCCTTGGGCGCAATTCAGCTTGCGTGAGGCAAGTTCAACGTCGTCGTGGACATATGGCCAGCGGACAGAGATGCCGCTTCAAGGACTGAAAATCTTGGACCTTACCCGAGTGATCGCAGGGCCGACTGCAAGCAGAACACTTGCCGCCTTCGGGGCGCAGGTTTTGCGCTTGGACGCACCCCAGCTTCCGGAGCTTGCTTGGCAGCATGTGGATACCGGCTTCGGCAAGCGCAGTACGCTCCTAGATTTGAAAAGCGCACCCGGGCAAGCACGGCTCCATGAGCTGCTGGGAGAAGCCGACGCGCTGATCTTGGGGTATCGGCCGGGTGCGCTGGCCCGTGCAGGGCTTGGGCTGGATGAATTGCGTGAACGGTACCCGGATTTGATCGTGGCTGAACTAAGCGCATGGGGCTTCGAAGGCTCGTGGGCGCAGCGGCGCGGGTTCGACAGCATTGTGCAGGCCGCAACCGGTATTTCGCAGGCTTGCAGTGATGCCGGGCATCGCCCCGGTGCTCTTCCCGTGCAGGCGCTTGACCATGCCACTGGGTATGGGCTGGCCGCGGCGGTCATTGCCTTGGTGCGTGCACGTCGTGTCCAGCGGCAAACTGGTTCGGTGCGCTTCTCTCTAGCGCGCACAGCCGATGCCCTGTTTGCCTTTGACGCTCCGCACCCGCCCGTGCAGTCTTTGGGCGAGGTGCAGCTGCGGCGGATGAGCAGTTCCTATGGCGAACTTGAATACGTCGGTCCACCGTTCAGCGTTGCTGGTCGAGAGCTGGACTTTGCCAAGCCGCCGCCGGTGTATGGACAAGATGAGCCAGTCTGGAACTAGCTGTCCAGAAGCGAACGGGCAAACGCCGATGCTGGTTCTTGCAGGGCCTCGGATAATGCCATGAAGCGCTCGCGGCTTTCGGCGCCGGGCCACTGTGCCGGCAGCATGAACTCGGGCAACCCGGGATCCAGGTAGGGCAGGGCCCGCCATGAGTCGATCATGGTGACGTAGCCCCGGTAGGCGTTGGGCGGGGCGATGTCCTGGGCATCCACGGCTGCAGTATTTTCCAGGAACGCTTCATGCAGCGCGGCGAGGCGCTGGAGATCCCACCATGCTCCGGCAGCCTGTTGCGGCGTCCCCGGGAAATGCGGTTGCTGAGCGGTAAAAAGCGTCGCATGGTCCCTGGCACCCAGGGCGCTGAGCACCGCTGTTACTTCTGCTCGCAGGTACTCCGGGAAAATCCAGAGCCCGGCTGAAGCCATGCCTCCGCCCAGCTGCAAGAAATGCTTGCGTATTTGATGGCGCAGAGAACGCAAGGCCTCGGGCAGCGAATAGGCCACCAGGCACCACGGGTCGGTTCCTGACATTTGCCGCGGGGTGAATATTCTTCGGGCCCCACGCTCGAACATCTGTTGCGCTGCGTGTGGAACGTGCAAGCTGGAAGCCTGCGAGGCTTCCAGCACCTGGCGATCGATCAGCCGCGAGATCGCAGTTTGCGCTGCTGGGACCGAAACTCCGGCGGCATGAGCCAGCTCCACGATCTGGGTGCGGGCCACGCCAGCTGCCTCATGTCGTACATAGAGACCGGTAATCGTGCGGATAATCGAGGTCGCACTTCCGGTGCGGGCCTCGAAATCATCGAGGCTCAGTGCCGAGAGGGAAGTATTACTTGCCAATTTCGGTACGCACCGCGAACAACTCGGGGAAGAAGGTCAGGTCCAGGGCGCGCTTGAGGAAGTCGACGCCCGAAGAGCCTCCGGTGCCTCGCTTGAAGCCAATGGTGCGCTGCACAACGCGCATGTGGCGGAAACGCCAGGCCTGGAAGTTATCCTCGACGTCCACCAAGTCCTCGCAGGCCTGGTAGAAGCCCCAGCGGGTGTCCTCGGATTCGTAGATGTCCTTGAATACCGGGACCAGCGCTTCTTGGAATGCCCATGGCTTGGTCACGTCGCGGGAGAGCACTTCTTCGGGTATGGCGTAGCCGTGGCGGGCCAACGCGGCGAGGAAGACGTCGTACAGTCCTGGCTCGTGAAGCAACTTGGTCAGTACCTCGTGGGCCTTTGGGTCTGCTTCGTGGACCTTGAGCATGCCTTCGTGCTTGTTGCCCAGAATGAATTCGACGGCGCGGTACTGGAAGGACTGGAATCCGGAAGAAGAGCCGAGGAAGTCGCGGAACTGCGCGTATTCGCGAGGGGTCAATGTTGCCAGTACGGACCACTGTTCGGTGAGGGTCTTTTGGATGTGCTTGACACGAGCAAGGCATTTCAGCGCCTTGCCGAAATCGTCGACCTCCAGCAGGCGGCGGGCCTCCAGGAGTTCGTGGAGCATGAGCTTCAGCCACAGTTCGCTGGTCTGGTGCTGGATAATGAACAGCATTTCATCGTGATGCTCGGGAACGCTGACCGGGTGCTGTGCTGACAGGATGCGATCCAGGTCGAGGTAGCTGCCGTAGGACATGGTGTTTTTGAAATCCGTGCGGACACCGTCTTCAATGTCGCGCTGATTCTCGGTCTGTGGCTGGTGATTGCTCATAGGCAGAGAATATCAATAAAGTTGCGACCGTCATAATAGTGAAAATCTGTTCTGGGGCTCGGAACCAGCTGAGGGCCGGTGTTGGGAATACCCTCAGTGCCACCGCTGTTGATACATGCATACGCATATAAACAGTGAAGGGTAGAAGCAATGGGCAAATCAATAGTTGTCATCAGCGGCGGCTTGGGCACTCCATCGAGCTCCTCGCTGCTGGGCTCGCGAATCGGGCAGGATATTGCTGATCAGCTTGCGTCAGCCGGGGTGCAAACTCACGTGCGCAATGTTGAACTTCGCGAGCACGCCAGCGACATTGCCAACAACATGCTCACCGGATTCGCCGCACCGGGCCTGCAGGACGTCATCGATGCAGTGACAGAAGCAGACGTGCTGGTTGCCGTGACCCCGGTGTTCA comes from Glutamicibacter arilaitensis Re117 and encodes:
- a CDS encoding PaaX family transcriptional regulator, whose product is MASNTSLSALSLDDFEARTGSATSIIRTITGLYVRHEAAGVARTQIVELAHAAGVSVPAAQTAISRLIDRQVLEASQASSLHVPHAAQQMFERGARRIFTPRQMSGTDPWCLVAYSLPEALRSLRHQIRKHFLQLGGGMASAGLWIFPEYLRAEVTAVLSALGARDHATLFTAQQPHFPGTPQQAAGAWWDLQRLAALHEAFLENTAAVDAQDIAPPNAYRGYVTMIDSWRALPYLDPGLPEFMLPAQWPGAESRERFMALSEALQEPASAFARSLLDS
- the kynA gene encoding tryptophan 2,3-dioxygenase; the protein is MSNHQPQTENQRDIEDGVRTDFKNTMSYGSYLDLDRILSAQHPVSVPEHHDEMLFIIQHQTSELWLKLMLHELLEARRLLEVDDFGKALKCLARVKHIQKTLTEQWSVLATLTPREYAQFRDFLGSSSGFQSFQYRAVEFILGNKHEGMLKVHEADPKAHEVLTKLLHEPGLYDVFLAALARHGYAIPEEVLSRDVTKPWAFQEALVPVFKDIYESEDTRWGFYQACEDLVDVEDNFQAWRFRHMRVVQRTIGFKRGTGGSSGVDFLKRALDLTFFPELFAVRTEIGK